Proteins found in one Vallitalea guaymasensis genomic segment:
- a CDS encoding arabinose ABC transporter substrate-binding protein translates to MKKILSLLIATTLMISLFVGCSKDEKNDTKKDDNKPVAEKNDDKKEADKKDDKDDKIVIAGIYKAGDQVWFIDEGAAAEEMCKKMGVDEFIYIDAKMNPETYLQAIDNVIAQEVDGVLTCIPDQQLSQVTVNKLKEAGIPVIAADDALQDEDGNKLAPWVGISAYNIGAANGEWMAKYAIDNGLDKDEEAGLLLLTMDTVSSCVPRTEGEYDKFTENISDFPEDKIYRADYNGETDKGFAAASSVITANPQIKKWMVMAANDEGAVGGVRALEQAGLDKDSCVIGLGAYLAKGEFKKEYSAMKAATYFSAQAVGGDSAKFLIDHIKNGTEIPMEHAVDAIIVTKDNYKEVMGKYAE, encoded by the coding sequence ATGAAGAAAATATTAAGTTTGTTAATAGCTACAACATTGATGATTAGTTTATTTGTTGGATGTTCTAAGGATGAAAAAAATGATACAAAGAAAGATGATAATAAACCAGTAGCTGAAAAGAATGATGATAAAAAAGAAGCTGACAAGAAAGATGATAAAGACGATAAAATAGTTATAGCAGGAATCTACAAAGCCGGTGACCAGGTTTGGTTTATAGATGAAGGTGCAGCTGCGGAAGAAATGTGTAAAAAAATGGGTGTAGATGAATTCATTTATATTGATGCAAAAATGAATCCAGAAACATATCTACAAGCTATTGATAATGTCATTGCTCAGGAAGTAGATGGAGTTCTGACATGTATACCGGATCAGCAACTAAGTCAAGTAACTGTAAACAAATTGAAAGAAGCAGGTATTCCTGTTATTGCAGCTGATGATGCATTACAAGATGAAGATGGTAACAAATTAGCACCATGGGTAGGTATTAGCGCTTACAATATCGGAGCAGCTAATGGTGAATGGATGGCTAAGTATGCAATAGATAATGGACTAGATAAAGATGAAGAAGCAGGATTACTTCTTTTGACTATGGATACTGTATCTAGTTGTGTTCCTAGAACTGAAGGAGAGTATGACAAATTCACTGAGAATATTTCTGATTTCCCTGAAGACAAGATTTACCGTGCAGATTATAATGGTGAGACTGATAAAGGATTTGCAGCAGCTTCAAGTGTAATCACAGCTAATCCTCAAATCAAGAAATGGATGGTAATGGCAGCTAATGACGAAGGAGCTGTTGGTGGAGTTAGAGCTTTAGAGCAAGCAGGTTTGGACAAAGACTCTTGTGTAATAGGTTTAGGTGCATATCTAGCAAAAGGTGAATTCAAGAAAGAGTATTCTGCTATGAAAGCAGCTACATATTTTTCAGCACAGGCTGTTGGTGGTGATTCTGCAAAATTCTTAATTGACCATATAAAAAATGGTACAGAAATACCTATGGAACACGCAGTTGACGCTATAATAGTAACCAAAGATAATTATAAAGAGGTTATGGGTAAATATGCAGAGTAA